In Streptomyces sclerotialus, one genomic interval encodes:
- a CDS encoding ATP-binding protein, producing the protein MVLSYVGEQIGGLPLEVTGFIGRDQELRDIGELFGRGRLVSLVGPGGVGKTRLALRAARAALPDFPDRACFVELSSLRDPVLLPHTVAAALGLSEQGERDPVGLLVGYLAAKRLLLVLDTCEHLLDACAMLVDLLLRMAPGVTVLVTSRQPLDVPGEFVYPITPLPTDHEAVQLFAERAAAVVPGFAVTDANRADVTSVCRRLDGMPLAIELAVVRLRVLPLGELAARLEHRFQALTGGRRGAVPRHRTLRDAIDWSHDLCTPEERVLWRRLSVFAGDFDAEAAEIVCGGGELPAEDVLEQLIGLVDKSVVLRVESDRACYRLLDTLREYGAERLAASGEEDVYRRAHFDCFAAFAARVDRSFHSDRQAEQLTALTHRLQDFRVALEYGTGTDVPELALRGLDLAARLWTHWITSGRLREGARWLANGLAKVVHDCPERVEALHRLAWILTVLGQHAEAEPHVLESLAMAERIGDRRGAVYATEFRGCLLMLYGRLEEAHRDFDTARRGFRELGDTDGLAITCFIQTFASAHVGEVDHAWEVSGEGLRALESAPGECWSRSYCLLYRQLALWMSHDASRADERDRLGREALALKLKVDDRLGAAVALELLAWSAARSGRFERAAWLLGAADTVWVRIGGARLFNAPPLLAEHDTAATTTRTALGSAGYEDHHARGAALDLAESGAHAIQDTDMLPGPAAGAALEASTAGDAPESPDAPAAAVPRTRDRTGAARPGGLTNRERQVAALVAEGLTNREIAERLVVSKRTADAHVEHILNKLGLTSRTQITGLE; encoded by the coding sequence ATGGTGCTGTCATACGTCGGGGAGCAGATCGGCGGACTGCCCCTCGAAGTCACCGGATTCATCGGGCGCGACCAGGAACTACGGGACATCGGCGAGCTGTTCGGCAGAGGACGGCTGGTGTCGCTCGTCGGCCCCGGCGGCGTGGGCAAGACGCGGCTCGCGCTGCGGGCCGCCCGCGCCGCACTGCCGGACTTCCCCGACCGCGCGTGCTTCGTCGAACTGTCCTCGCTGCGCGACCCGGTCCTGCTGCCGCACACGGTGGCGGCGGCGCTCGGCCTCTCCGAACAGGGCGAACGCGACCCGGTCGGGCTCCTCGTCGGGTACCTCGCGGCCAAGCGGCTGCTGCTCGTCCTCGACACCTGCGAGCATTTGCTCGACGCCTGCGCGATGCTCGTGGATCTGCTGCTGCGGATGGCTCCCGGTGTCACGGTGCTGGTCACCAGCCGCCAGCCGCTGGACGTGCCGGGCGAGTTCGTCTACCCGATCACCCCGCTGCCCACCGATCACGAGGCGGTGCAGCTGTTCGCCGAGCGGGCCGCCGCCGTCGTGCCCGGATTCGCCGTCACCGACGCGAACCGTGCGGACGTGACCTCCGTCTGCCGCCGGCTGGACGGGATGCCACTGGCGATCGAACTGGCCGTGGTACGGCTACGGGTACTGCCGCTGGGCGAGCTGGCCGCCCGGCTGGAGCACCGGTTCCAGGCACTGACCGGCGGCCGCCGCGGGGCGGTGCCCCGGCACCGGACGCTGCGGGACGCGATCGACTGGAGCCACGACCTGTGCACGCCGGAGGAGCGGGTGCTGTGGCGGCGGCTGTCGGTGTTCGCCGGGGATTTCGACGCCGAGGCCGCCGAGATCGTGTGCGGAGGTGGTGAGCTGCCCGCCGAGGATGTGCTGGAGCAGCTCATCGGCCTGGTCGACAAGTCGGTGGTGCTGCGCGTCGAGTCGGACCGGGCGTGCTACCGGCTGCTGGACACCCTGCGCGAGTACGGCGCGGAGCGGCTGGCCGCCAGCGGGGAGGAGGACGTGTACCGCCGCGCGCACTTCGACTGCTTCGCGGCGTTCGCGGCCCGCGTCGACCGGTCCTTCCACAGCGACCGGCAGGCGGAGCAGCTGACGGCCCTCACCCACCGGCTGCAGGACTTCCGGGTCGCCCTGGAGTACGGCACCGGCACCGATGTCCCGGAACTGGCGTTGCGCGGGCTGGACCTGGCCGCCCGGCTGTGGACGCACTGGATCACGTCCGGGCGGCTGCGGGAGGGGGCACGCTGGCTGGCGAACGGCCTGGCCAAGGTGGTGCACGACTGCCCGGAGCGGGTCGAGGCACTGCACCGCCTCGCCTGGATCCTGACGGTACTGGGGCAGCACGCCGAGGCCGAGCCGCACGTCCTGGAGTCACTGGCGATGGCGGAGCGGATCGGTGACCGGCGCGGCGCGGTGTACGCGACGGAGTTCCGCGGCTGTCTGCTGATGCTCTACGGGCGGCTGGAGGAGGCGCACCGCGACTTCGACACGGCCCGCCGTGGCTTCCGGGAGCTGGGCGACACCGACGGGCTGGCCATCACGTGCTTCATCCAGACGTTCGCCTCGGCGCACGTCGGCGAAGTCGACCACGCGTGGGAGGTCTCCGGGGAAGGACTGCGGGCGCTGGAGTCGGCCCCCGGCGAGTGCTGGTCCCGCAGTTACTGCCTGCTCTACCGCCAGTTGGCGCTGTGGATGTCGCACGACGCCTCCCGGGCCGACGAGCGCGACCGGCTCGGCCGCGAGGCGCTGGCCCTGAAGCTGAAGGTGGACGACCGGCTCGGTGCCGCCGTCGCCCTGGAACTGCTGGCCTGGTCCGCGGCCCGGTCGGGGCGGTTCGAGCGGGCGGCCTGGCTCCTGGGGGCCGCCGACACGGTCTGGGTGCGGATCGGCGGTGCCCGGCTGTTCAACGCGCCGCCCCTGCTCGCGGAACACGACACGGCCGCCACCACGACGCGTACGGCACTGGGCTCGGCCGGGTACGAGGACCATCACGCGCGGGGAGCGGCGCTGGACCTCGCGGAATCGGGGGCGCACGCGATCCAGGACACCGACATGCTCCCCGGTCCCGCGGCCGGCGCCGCGCTGGAAGCCTCCACGGCGGGCGACGCGCCGGAGTCGCCGGACGCGCCCGCTGCCGCGGTGCCGCGGACACGGGACCGCACGGGCGCCGCGCGGCCGGGCGGGCTCACCAACCGGGAGCGGCAGGTGGCCGCGCTGGTCGCGGAGGGGCTGACCAACCGGGAGATCGCGGAGCGGCTCGTCGTCTCCAAACGGACGGCGGACGCGCACGTGGAGCACATCCTGAACAAGCTGGGGCTGACCTCACGGACGCAGATCACGGGGCTGGAATGA
- a CDS encoding arabinan endo-1,5-alpha-L-arabinosidase: MPSTASAYPGPGKVTGDVVVHDPTMIRAADGRYLLYSTHGLLESRTSTDRIAFSRTGNAFTSTPSWWSRYSSANDPWAPDISYHGGKYLMYYAVSSFGSNNSAIGLATSPTGLPGSWSDQGIVHSSTSSSDYNAIDPDLFVDGDGKWWLAFGSWWSGIKMIRLDPGTGKQYAGDTTRYPLATRTGGTKAVEGPTVVKRNGYYYLFASYDTCCNGTGSTYKIKVGRATSPTGPYYDRNGVAMTRDGGTVVMASQGSVIGPGGQDVLPDVDGDLLVYHYYDANDNGTPKLGVNLLNWAGGWPTAY, encoded by the coding sequence ATGCCGTCCACCGCCTCCGCCTACCCCGGCCCCGGCAAGGTCACCGGCGATGTCGTCGTCCACGACCCGACCATGATCCGGGCGGCGGACGGCCGGTACCTGCTCTACTCCACCCACGGTCTCCTGGAGTCCCGCACCTCCACCGACCGCATCGCCTTCAGCCGCACCGGCAACGCCTTCACCTCGACGCCGAGCTGGTGGTCGCGCTACTCGTCGGCGAACGACCCGTGGGCACCCGACATCTCGTACCACGGCGGCAAGTACCTCATGTACTACGCCGTTTCGAGCTTCGGCTCCAACAACTCCGCCATCGGCCTCGCCACCTCACCGACCGGGCTGCCGGGCAGCTGGAGCGACCAGGGCATCGTCCATTCCTCGACGTCGAGCAGCGACTACAACGCGATCGACCCGGACCTGTTCGTCGACGGCGACGGCAAGTGGTGGCTGGCGTTCGGCTCCTGGTGGAGCGGGATCAAGATGATCCGCCTCGACCCCGGCACCGGCAAGCAGTACGCGGGCGACACCACCCGCTACCCGCTCGCCACGCGTACCGGCGGCACGAAGGCGGTGGAGGGCCCCACCGTCGTCAAACGCAACGGCTACTACTACCTCTTCGCCTCGTACGACACGTGCTGCAACGGCACCGGCTCCACGTACAAGATCAAGGTCGGCCGGGCCACCAGCCCCACCGGTCCGTACTACGACCGCAACGGCGTCGCCATGACCCGGGACGGCGGCACCGTGGTCATGGCGTCGCAGGGCTCGGTGATCGGGCCCGGCGGGCAGGACGTGCTGCCCGACGTCGACGGCGACCTGCTCGTCTACCACTACTACGACGCCAACGACAACGGCACGCCCAAGCTCGGCGTCAACCTGCTGAACTGGGCCGGCGGCTGGCCCACCGCGTACTGA
- the mca gene encoding mycothiol conjugate amidase Mca produces the protein MTATVRPPRTGLRLMTVHAHPDDESSKGAATLVKYAREGAQILVCTMTGGERGDVLNPRLDRPEVRAELPERRRREMARAREILGVDQQFLGFVDSGTAQDGEELPDGCFARRPLEVAARPLVAAVRAFRPHVVVTYDENGGYPHPDHIKTHQVTVEAFEAAADPERYPGTGDPWQPLKLYYTCAFNKEYFEAIDAAMTGAGLDSPARALLDDWPDAWPTWEMTTRVECAEYFPVRRAALLAHESQVDPDGPELACPMDLEAAAWPTEDYHLVSSHVPTELPEDDLFQGVSADPR, from the coding sequence ATGACCGCCACCGTCCGCCCGCCCCGAACCGGCCTGCGCCTGATGACCGTCCACGCCCACCCCGACGACGAGTCCAGCAAGGGCGCCGCGACCCTCGTCAAGTACGCCCGCGAAGGTGCCCAGATCCTCGTGTGCACCATGACCGGCGGCGAGCGCGGCGACGTCCTCAACCCCCGGCTCGACCGCCCCGAGGTCCGCGCCGAACTCCCCGAACGCCGCCGCAGGGAAATGGCGCGCGCCCGCGAGATCCTCGGCGTCGACCAGCAGTTCCTCGGCTTCGTCGACTCGGGGACGGCCCAGGACGGCGAGGAACTGCCCGACGGGTGCTTCGCCCGCCGGCCGCTGGAGGTCGCCGCGCGCCCCCTGGTGGCGGCCGTACGCGCCTTCCGCCCGCACGTCGTGGTCACCTACGACGAGAACGGCGGCTACCCGCACCCCGACCACATCAAGACCCACCAGGTCACCGTCGAGGCCTTCGAGGCCGCCGCCGACCCGGAGCGCTACCCCGGCACCGGCGACCCGTGGCAGCCGCTGAAGCTGTACTACACCTGCGCCTTCAACAAGGAGTACTTCGAGGCCATCGACGCCGCCATGACCGGCGCCGGACTCGACTCCCCGGCCCGCGCCCTCCTCGACGACTGGCCGGACGCCTGGCCCACCTGGGAGATGACCACCCGCGTCGAGTGTGCCGAGTACTTCCCCGTCCGGCGCGCGGCCCTGCTCGCACACGAGTCCCAGGTCGACCCCGACGGCCCCGAACTCGCCTGCCCGATGGACCTGGAGGCCGCCGCCTGGCCCACCGAGGACTACCACCTGGTCTCCTCGCACGTACCCACCGAACTGCCCGAGGACGACCTGTTCCAGGGCGTCTCCGCCGACCCCCGCTGA
- a CDS encoding MDR family MFS transporter yields MKRPAVARTAARPAAPADPADRLDPELLRIGWVLILGAVLAQLDTTIVNVGVGSMAGGLGASLTAIQWVSTGYLLAVALVAPLSGWLIQRFGAKRMWLASVAVFVAASALAGLAWSPGSLIGFRILQGLGGGLMQPIGQAIVARLAGPRRIGRLVGVLTMPVSLAPVLGPVVGGLIVHGAGWRWLFYVNVPVGLTALILAARIVPGDDGERQTGLRPDGLGLALLPPGLAALVHALAQAGGGLDPLQTGLLIGGFLLLTGYVVHALRTDRTPLIDLKLFAGRGFTLASVNTFLLGAALYSSMLLLPLYFVEVRGMSALEAALMLAPQALGTAVITPLAGKVTDAYGPRAVVVAGILLTIVGTVPFVLTDGVSGTFVLVGALFVRGVGLGAITPPNVAATYTSVQRSQVPAATSARTVLNRIGGSLGTAVLAVILQASLSGAADGPAGVRDAYAQTFWWALAFSALTLVPAAMYPKHAPGKG; encoded by the coding sequence TTGAAGCGCCCGGCCGTCGCCCGTACCGCCGCTCGGCCCGCAGCGCCCGCCGATCCCGCGGACCGTCTCGATCCCGAGCTGCTGCGGATCGGCTGGGTTCTGATCCTCGGCGCCGTACTGGCCCAGCTCGACACCACGATCGTGAACGTCGGCGTCGGCTCCATGGCCGGCGGACTGGGCGCCTCACTCACCGCGATCCAGTGGGTGAGCACCGGTTACCTGCTGGCCGTCGCCCTGGTGGCACCGCTCTCCGGCTGGCTGATCCAGCGCTTCGGAGCCAAGCGGATGTGGCTCGCCTCGGTCGCCGTGTTCGTCGCCGCCTCCGCCCTGGCGGGACTCGCCTGGTCGCCCGGGTCGCTCATCGGCTTCCGAATCCTGCAAGGGCTCGGCGGCGGACTGATGCAGCCCATCGGACAGGCGATCGTCGCCCGCCTCGCGGGCCCCCGGCGGATCGGCAGGCTGGTCGGCGTCCTCACCATGCCGGTCTCCCTCGCGCCGGTCCTCGGCCCGGTGGTCGGCGGCCTGATCGTGCACGGCGCGGGATGGCGCTGGCTGTTCTACGTCAACGTCCCCGTCGGGCTGACCGCCCTGATCCTCGCCGCCCGCATCGTGCCCGGTGACGACGGCGAACGGCAGACCGGGCTGCGGCCCGACGGACTGGGCCTGGCCCTGCTGCCGCCCGGCCTCGCCGCCCTCGTCCACGCCCTCGCCCAGGCCGGCGGCGGCCTCGACCCGCTGCAGACCGGGCTGCTGATCGGCGGCTTCCTGCTGCTGACCGGGTACGTCGTGCACGCACTGCGCACCGACCGCACCCCGCTGATCGACCTCAAGCTGTTCGCCGGGCGGGGCTTCACCCTCGCGAGCGTGAACACCTTCCTGCTCGGGGCCGCGCTCTACAGCTCGATGCTGCTGCTGCCGCTCTACTTCGTCGAGGTGCGCGGCATGAGCGCCCTGGAGGCCGCCCTGATGCTGGCCCCGCAGGCCCTCGGCACCGCCGTCATCACCCCACTCGCCGGCAAGGTCACCGACGCGTACGGCCCCCGCGCCGTCGTCGTCGCCGGCATCCTGCTGACCATCGTCGGCACCGTGCCGTTCGTGCTGACGGACGGTGTGTCAGGAACATTCGTGCTCGTCGGCGCCCTGTTCGTCAGGGGAGTGGGACTCGGCGCGATCACCCCGCCCAACGTCGCCGCCACCTACACCTCCGTACAGCGCAGCCAGGTGCCCGCCGCCACCAGCGCCCGTACCGTCCTCAACCGCATCGGCGGCTCGCTCGGCACCGCCGTGCTCGCCGTCATCCTCCAGGCCTCCCTGTCCGGCGCCGCCGACGGCCCCGCGGGTGTGCGGGACGCCTACGCCCAGACCTTCTGGTGGGCCCTCGCCTTCAGCGCCCTCACCCTCGTCCCCGCCGCGATGTACCCCAAGCACGCACCCGGCAAGGGCTGA
- a CDS encoding alpha/beta hydrolase: protein MPLHAALASKLYLLEDLPGRSDGPLTREQEARLSAFLDERGEPPPAAVSPLAIPGRHGNVPARVYSPLGPAPATGRCFVWVHGGGWMFGDLDMAEADWTAREVVSRTGATVVSVDYRKAVDGVTFPVPLDDVVDALAWVRDHRYEAGTGAGPLSVGGASAGANLAAGAVLRLRDEEAWLPAHVVLAYPAVHAVLPAPSPDLTGLMAGLPRAVRLLDRYGPVFENYLGGPPGTADGYAAPALADLGGFPPTTVLNAEYDDLRPSGEAFTAALATAGADVSQVLVRGTLHGFLSRPGTEEPTAHALDVMAHHLTPGSPREAGPAAGLRNPRARHRRKIIPAP, encoded by the coding sequence ATGCCGCTTCACGCAGCGCTCGCCTCGAAGCTGTACCTGCTGGAGGATTTGCCCGGCCGGTCCGACGGCCCGTTGACGCGGGAGCAGGAAGCGCGGCTTTCCGCATTCCTCGACGAGCGCGGCGAACCACCGCCGGCGGCCGTGTCGCCCCTCGCGATTCCCGGGCGGCACGGAAATGTCCCGGCACGGGTCTATTCCCCCCTCGGACCCGCGCCGGCCACCGGCCGGTGTTTCGTCTGGGTGCACGGCGGCGGCTGGATGTTCGGCGACCTCGACATGGCCGAGGCCGACTGGACGGCCCGCGAGGTCGTGTCACGGACCGGCGCGACCGTGGTCAGCGTCGACTACCGCAAGGCCGTCGACGGCGTCACCTTCCCGGTCCCTCTGGACGACGTCGTGGACGCGCTCGCCTGGGTCCGGGACCACCGGTACGAGGCCGGGACGGGCGCCGGGCCGCTCTCCGTCGGCGGGGCCAGCGCCGGGGCGAACCTCGCCGCCGGCGCCGTCCTCCGGCTGCGGGACGAGGAGGCGTGGCTCCCCGCCCACGTGGTCCTCGCCTATCCGGCCGTGCACGCTGTCCTGCCGGCCCCCTCCCCGGACCTCACCGGGCTGATGGCCGGCCTGCCACGGGCCGTGCGGCTGCTCGACAGGTACGGGCCCGTCTTCGAGAACTACCTCGGCGGCCCGCCCGGCACCGCCGACGGATACGCGGCGCCCGCACTGGCGGACCTCGGCGGATTCCCTCCCACCACCGTCCTGAACGCGGAGTACGACGATCTCCGGCCGTCCGGCGAGGCCTTCACGGCCGCCCTGGCCACAGCCGGTGCCGACGTCAGCCAGGTGCTCGTACGGGGCACCCTGCACGGCTTCCTGTCCCGGCCCGGCACCGAGGAACCGACGGCCCACGCACTCGACGTCATGGCGCACCACCTGACGCCGGGCAGCCCCCGTGAGGCCGGCCCGGCCGCCGGGCTCCGGAACCCGCGGGCGCGCCACCGACGGAAGATCATTCCAGCCCCGTGA
- a CDS encoding MFS transporter: MSSTSPPPATTSSETASGTVLIRSAADVSDLVNSGTARGRHAKMIVIIALGGIFLDAYDLSSLAYGLPDITEQFGLSSAMAGLVTSSISVGSLLGALLGGWLVDRIGRYRVFMANMLFFVVTALVCAVAQDAWTLIAARFVMGIGVGMDIPVAIAFLAEFSRLRGKGSKGSRTAAWSPAWYAATSGCYLVIMLLYFLLPDAQLGWLWRFTVGFGAVPALLVLLLRRRYMNESPTWAADQGDLEGAAKILRQSYGVDARVADDVPAKAPRPPRPGLASYARLFTPPYRTRTIQSVTVGLAETFGYNAVAFGLPIIIATLMTQGPLTTIASSFALNLGFALTGGLLGIRWASTKGAWPMMSLGFAIQLVAIAVLGLIGQPSGTAVVTAAILMLGAFMFAQGFGPGAHIMSYASLGFPTSMRGVSIGFNQAVLRLGSTLTLFFFPVLSSGLGTDVYWVILAAPVLGLTALLVKRWEPVGFDADAEDRDRAGTAASRS, encoded by the coding sequence GTGAGCTCCACCTCTCCCCCGCCCGCCACCACGTCTTCGGAGACGGCGTCCGGCACGGTGCTGATCCGTTCGGCGGCCGACGTCTCCGACCTGGTCAATTCGGGTACCGCACGCGGCCGGCACGCCAAGATGATCGTGATCATCGCGCTCGGCGGCATCTTCCTCGACGCGTACGACCTGAGCTCCCTCGCGTACGGGCTGCCCGACATCACGGAGCAGTTCGGCCTCAGCTCCGCCATGGCCGGGCTGGTCACCTCCTCGATCAGCGTCGGTTCCCTGCTGGGTGCCCTCCTCGGCGGCTGGCTGGTGGACCGCATCGGCCGCTACCGGGTCTTCATGGCCAACATGCTCTTCTTCGTCGTCACCGCGCTGGTGTGCGCGGTGGCACAGGACGCGTGGACGCTGATCGCCGCGCGGTTCGTGATGGGCATCGGCGTCGGCATGGACATCCCGGTCGCCATCGCGTTCCTCGCCGAGTTCTCCCGGCTGCGGGGCAAGGGCAGCAAGGGCTCGCGCACGGCCGCCTGGTCACCCGCCTGGTACGCGGCGACCAGCGGCTGCTACCTCGTGATCATGCTGCTGTACTTCCTCCTGCCGGACGCTCAGCTCGGCTGGCTGTGGCGGTTCACCGTCGGCTTCGGCGCGGTGCCCGCACTGCTCGTGCTGCTGCTGCGCCGGCGCTACATGAACGAGTCCCCCACCTGGGCCGCCGACCAGGGTGACCTGGAGGGCGCGGCGAAGATCCTGCGGCAGTCGTACGGCGTGGACGCGCGCGTCGCCGACGACGTACCCGCGAAGGCGCCCCGTCCGCCGCGGCCCGGCCTGGCCTCGTACGCGCGCCTGTTCACGCCGCCGTACCGCACGCGCACGATCCAGTCGGTGACCGTCGGGCTGGCCGAGACCTTCGGCTACAACGCGGTCGCGTTCGGGCTGCCGATCATCATCGCGACGCTGATGACGCAGGGTCCGCTGACCACGATCGCGTCGTCCTTCGCCCTCAACCTCGGCTTCGCCCTGACCGGTGGTCTGCTCGGCATCCGCTGGGCGTCGACGAAGGGCGCCTGGCCGATGATGTCGCTGGGCTTCGCGATCCAGCTCGTCGCCATCGCGGTACTCGGCCTCATCGGGCAGCCGTCCGGGACGGCGGTCGTCACGGCGGCGATCCTGATGCTCGGTGCCTTCATGTTCGCCCAGGGCTTCGGCCCCGGCGCGCACATCATGAGCTACGCCTCGCTGGGCTTCCCCACCTCGATGCGCGGCGTCAGCATCGGTTTCAACCAGGCCGTACTGCGGCTCGGCTCGACGCTGACGCTGTTCTTCTTCCCCGTCCTCAGCAGCGGCCTGGGCACGGACGTCTACTGGGTCATCCTCGCCGCGCCCGTCCTCGGCCTGACCGCCCTTCTCGTGAAGCGCTGGGAGCCGGTCGGCTTCGACGCGGACGCGGAGGACAGGGACCGGGCCGGGACCGCGGCGTCCCGGTCCTGA
- a CDS encoding TetR/AcrR family transcriptional regulator → MQQGAARAATGTGLRERKKQETRERLSHVATLLFIERGFDHVTISDIAEATGVSKMTVTNYFPLKEDLVFDAHELVADSLAQVVRERRTGESAHHALHRAYVDALDGTYPVLTGHSSPGFARMVHDSARLRAREREIEEQREERLAATLAAETGAAPDDLAPRLAAAQLAGAHRVLFRLVRSLMREETPQAEADRRAVEAAREAFGLLEPSLGGYAVRVG, encoded by the coding sequence ATGCAGCAGGGAGCAGCACGGGCGGCGACAGGCACGGGCCTGAGGGAACGCAAGAAGCAGGAGACGCGCGAGCGGCTGTCGCATGTCGCTACGCTGCTCTTCATCGAGCGCGGCTTCGACCACGTGACCATCAGCGACATCGCGGAGGCCACCGGCGTCTCGAAGATGACCGTCACCAATTACTTCCCGCTCAAGGAGGACCTGGTCTTCGACGCGCACGAACTGGTCGCAGACAGCCTCGCGCAGGTGGTGCGCGAGCGGCGGACGGGCGAGTCCGCCCACCACGCGCTGCACCGCGCCTACGTCGACGCGCTCGACGGCACCTATCCGGTCCTCACCGGCCACTCCTCCCCCGGCTTCGCGCGGATGGTGCACGACAGCGCACGGCTGCGGGCCCGTGAGCGCGAGATCGAGGAGCAGCGCGAGGAACGGCTCGCGGCGACCCTCGCCGCGGAGACCGGCGCCGCACCCGACGACCTCGCACCGCGGCTGGCGGCGGCCCAGCTGGCCGGCGCCCACCGGGTGCTGTTCCGCCTCGTACGCTCCCTGATGCGCGAGGAGACCCCGCAGGCCGAGGCCGACCGCCGGGCCGTGGAAGCCGCCCGCGAGGCCTTCGGCCTGCTGGAGCCGTCCCTCGGCGGCTACGCGGTCCGCGTGGGCTGA
- a CDS encoding ATP-binding protein codes for MGTDNQEAVGLIGRDEVLSELPYLLRTERLVTVSGPGGVGKTALVTELTRRLVPGQWEAVGLADLIRLDDPELLVRQLAAALLRKELPGRPHIEALADALDDMRVLLVVDHCEHLAQACTEVLTELVRRCPELHVLAAGRTRLNTPARYPLRSLTRDEAARLFEAGARQAGVAEPPAPETVQYICGFLDGLPLAVHIAAGQLARHSPEEVLSLVSRSDTVLDLAAPGLPARQRTLRASLLRTHQLCTPEERLLWARCTVFPGPFTPADALAVCADERLPADALVTALHGLDRHSLLQQEQQAAAFRMPWSVRAHGRQWLDRLGEEREFLQRCLARMLRDT; via the coding sequence ATGGGGACGGACAATCAGGAAGCCGTCGGCCTGATCGGCCGGGACGAGGTCCTGTCCGAGTTGCCGTACCTACTGCGTACCGAGCGGCTGGTCACCGTCTCGGGGCCCGGTGGGGTGGGCAAGACCGCGCTCGTCACGGAACTGACGCGCCGGTTGGTCCCCGGGCAGTGGGAGGCCGTGGGGCTGGCCGACCTGATCCGGCTGGACGATCCGGAGCTGCTGGTGCGGCAGCTGGCCGCTGCCCTCCTGCGAAAGGAACTCCCCGGCCGGCCGCACATCGAGGCGCTGGCCGACGCGTTGGACGACATGCGGGTGCTGCTGGTGGTGGACCATTGCGAGCACCTGGCCCAGGCCTGCACCGAGGTCCTGACCGAACTCGTTCGCAGATGCCCGGAGTTGCACGTACTGGCCGCGGGCCGTACGCGCCTGAACACCCCTGCCCGCTATCCGCTGCGCTCGCTCACGCGCGATGAGGCGGCCCGGCTCTTCGAGGCGGGCGCCCGGCAGGCCGGCGTGGCCGAGCCGCCGGCCCCGGAAACCGTCCAGTACATCTGCGGCTTCCTGGACGGCCTTCCGCTCGCCGTGCACATCGCCGCGGGACAGCTCGCCCGCCATTCACCCGAAGAGGTGCTCTCCCTCGTCTCCCGTTCGGACACCGTCCTCGATCTGGCCGCGCCCGGCCTGCCCGCGCGACAGCGCACACTGCGCGCCTCACTGCTGCGCACACACCAGTTGTGCACACCGGAGGAACGGCTGCTCTGGGCACGCTGCACCGTCTTTCCCGGTCCCTTCACGCCGGCGGACGCGCTGGCGGTGTGCGCCGACGAGCGGCTGCCCGCCGATGCGCTGGTCACGGCGCTCCACGGGCTGGACCGGCACTCCCTGCTCCAGCAGGAGCAGCAGGCCGCCGCGTTCCGGATGCCGTGGTCCGTCCGTGCACACGGACGGCAGTGGCTGGACCGGCTCGGTGAGGAACGGGAGTTCCTGCAGCGCTGTCTGGCCCGGATGCTGCGCGATACGTGA